In a single window of the Nicotiana tomentosiformis chromosome 8, ASM39032v3, whole genome shotgun sequence genome:
- the LOC138897009 gene encoding uncharacterized mitochondrial protein AtMg00810-like, translated as MVIIRAVIALAAMNQLSLFQMDVYNVFLSGDLEKEVYMQLPPGFGDDVNLINEAKDILQHAFKMKGLGILKYFLGIEVCRSQKRILLCQRKYALELISELGLGGSKPAVTPMEQNRKLTTIEYDLYSKLHDDVALTDVREYRRLVGKLLYLTITTPDIAYSVQTLSQLMQSPKKSHLEVAYRIVRYIKNKLGLGILMSSEGGTTLKAYCDVNWESYPNSRRSITGYLVKLGSSLKSWKTKK; from the exons ATGGTAATTATCAGGGCTGTTATTGCCCTGGCAGCTATGAATCAGTTGAGCTTATTTCAAATGGATGTTTATAATGTGTTTCTTAGTGGTGATCTTGAAAAGGAGGTATATATGCAATTACCTCCTGGTTTTG GTGATGATGTTAACTTGATCAATGAAGCCAAAGACATTCTACAACATGCCTTCAAAATGAAGGGTTTGGGAATTCTGAAATATTTTCTAGGAATTGAAGTATGTAGATCTCAAAAGAGAATACTGCTATGCCAAAGAAAATATGCCTTAGAGCTCATATCTGAGTTAGGCCTGGGAGGTTCTAAACCTGCAGTAACACCCATGGAACAGAATAGAAAGCTGACAACTATTGAATATGATCTATATTCCAAGCTTCATGATGATGTAGCATTAACAGATGTGAGGGAGTACCGGAGATTGGTTGGAAAGTTATTGTATTTGACAATAACTACGCCAGACATTGCATACAGTGTACAAACTCTAAGTCAATTGATGCAATCACCCAAGAAGTCACACTTGGAAGTAGCCTACAGAATAGTGAGATATATAAAGAATAAACTAGGACTCGGGATATTGATGAGTTCAGAAGGAGGTACTACTTTGAAGGCATATTGTGATGTAAACTGGGAAAGCTATCCAAACTCAAGGAGATCAATAACTGGTTACCTAGTAAAGCTTGGTAGTTCATTGAAATcttggaaaacaaagaaataa